A region from the Geobacter benzoatilyticus genome encodes:
- a CDS encoding Nif3-like dinuclear metal center hexameric protein, protein MIMPKVSDIVGIINKIAPPALAEEWDNVGLMLGDPASEVNRIMVALDGTPDTVEAAIAGRCQLLLTHHPFIFRPLKRISSSDPTGRLVLDAARNSLAVISLHTNFDIADGGMNDLLGQRLEVRKCRPLRVMAVEDLVKLAVFVPKGHEVQVREALSRFTANIGAYSDCSFQCAGTGTFRPLAGAQPFAGQVGKLEFVDELRIEMLLQKRHIPAAVTALIKAHPYEEPAFDLFPLVNKGVEQGLGRIGVLDEETTVGAFAGKVKERLGLAGVRFVGDGGHVVRKVALCGGSGMSLLRDAQRQGADVLVTGDVKYHEAREAEALGVAVIDGGHFGTEVIMVDSVAARLEAELASRSFDVEVVPFRGEREPFTWR, encoded by the coding sequence ATGATTATGCCTAAAGTCTCGGATATAGTTGGAATAATTAATAAAATCGCGCCACCGGCCCTTGCGGAAGAGTGGGACAACGTGGGGCTGATGTTGGGAGACCCCGCTTCTGAGGTCAACCGGATCATGGTGGCCCTGGACGGCACTCCCGATACGGTTGAGGCGGCAATTGCCGGCCGGTGCCAGCTTCTTCTGACCCATCATCCCTTCATCTTTCGCCCCCTCAAGCGAATCTCTTCTTCAGATCCCACCGGCCGTCTTGTTCTTGATGCCGCACGCAACTCCCTGGCAGTAATCTCCTTACATACCAATTTCGATATCGCCGATGGCGGGATGAACGACCTTCTGGGGCAGCGGCTTGAAGTGCGAAAGTGCAGGCCCTTGCGCGTAATGGCGGTTGAGGACCTCGTCAAACTCGCAGTTTTTGTTCCAAAGGGGCATGAGGTTCAGGTGCGGGAGGCTCTTTCGCGTTTTACCGCCAACATCGGTGCATATAGCGACTGTTCTTTTCAGTGTGCCGGAACCGGTACCTTCAGACCCCTTGCGGGGGCGCAACCGTTTGCCGGGCAGGTGGGTAAACTGGAATTCGTGGATGAGTTGCGGATCGAAATGCTTTTGCAAAAGCGGCATATACCGGCTGCCGTGACGGCTCTGATAAAGGCGCATCCCTATGAGGAACCGGCCTTCGACCTATTCCCTCTTGTCAATAAAGGGGTTGAGCAGGGGTTGGGCAGGATAGGCGTGCTCGATGAGGAGACTACGGTTGGTGCTTTTGCCGGGAAGGTAAAGGAGCGTCTCGGTCTGGCGGGGGTGCGCTTTGTGGGCGACGGCGGCCATGTGGTCAGAAAAGTTGCGCTTTGCGGGGGTAGCGGAATGTCGCTGCTGCGCGATGCCCAACGGCAGGGCGCCGATGTCCTGGTGACGGGTGACGTGAAATATCACGAGGCCCGTGAAGCCGAGGCCCTTGGAGTTGCCGTCATCGATGGGGGGCATTTCGGGACCGAGGTGATTATGGTGGATAGTGTTGCTGCCAGGTTGGAGGCGGAACTCGCCTCGCGCAGCTTCGATGTGGAGGTTGTTCCCTTCAGGGGTGAG